The Helianthus annuus cultivar XRQ/B chromosome 11, HanXRQr2.0-SUNRISE, whole genome shotgun sequence region CAGGTATGTTACACACGTTATATTTTTGTTTGTGTGTACCATGTGCCATTCTCAAATGTTGCTGCTTTTGCACTCGTACTCAGTCATCCCCTACGTAATTTCGTCAATGTTGTACACTCAGCAAAATAGAAAACAAATGCAGGAATCTCTGTTTGGAAAATTACAAATAAAAGTTTTGTGTGTTTGTACCATGTTGGCGCCATGGTTCAGGATGTTTGCTTTTGAACTACTGGTTTATTTAAATGTTAtaaatataccaattaaatgacAACCATAGATCTAGTtaataaaacataatcaatggttGATCTTTGGCTTCATAGAATTTCACAATGATTTCGAATGTCAATCTAGTCAAATGAAATAAAATACATGGTCTACATTTATCCACATGGTCAAAGAAGTAATCATGTTCTTTTTGTCCTTTGTACATACTTTTTAAATTAACAaaggttaacacacgttatatatcattctatcaggggcttaacacatgttatacatgaacacatgtcaggttacatcatggagttctgttacagcatgaaccactaacacatgttataaatgaacgaagagttCCTTCCCAAAAAATGTGACCTATTGAATATCTTTTTTTAACACATGCCCCCGCATTagcgtcgcctacatccatctaGCTTGTCGATTGAATATCTTTATtggtctgtttctgtaaatcaacacacgttatatatcattctaacaggggattaacacatgttatgggtctgtttctgtaCTATAACGcacaaaaacagttactattcagatcaaaagcccaaaacaaagcaacctaaccaacaaaaaacagttactattcagatcaaaaagcaccaaacaaggcaaccaaaccaacaaaaaaacaattactgttcagatcaaaaatCCCCAAACCAACAAACAcatatttttaacacaaaaataactaatccatggatcaaaatcaaacgagtttgaaaccaaaacaagtaatccatgaatcaaaatcaaaatttataaacACCAGAAGAATGAAAACCAAACTAAAATCAATAGTATTGAAATTTATTACCTATAAacgtcattctttttttttttgaaacaataatcaatggtattgaaaaataattaatcttttggcaacattcttaattctggaaaaaaataaaaccaattgtgaagaacgaaaatcaaagtaaatgacaattaaaaatcaaaaccaacttatTATTGACAGGATCTTGATTCTTCGACAGTATCTTGGTTCTTCGATTTCTTTTAAGAAATTAACATGTAAAGTTGAATTAGGggtgtaaaaaagaaaaaaaaactcgAACCCATAAAAAAAGGATGAAAAACCTTGATCATTCTTGTCCTCGTCAGTATGGAACTCGTTGCGAATAACGTTCCCGTCAGTGGGGATCTTGAAATGGAGGTTTTGAAATGGTGGATCTTGAAACCGAAATGAAGTTCATGGAAATGGATCTTGGGTAGAACTTGAAACAGATATGAAGTTAATGGAAAATGGAGGTTTTGAAAGGGTGGATCTTGAAACACAGAGATGAAGTTAATGAAAAAATGGAGGTTTTAAATGGTGGATCTTGGGATTTGAAAGTAGATTTGGATGTGATGGGTATTAACTATTGTCAAATCAAATAGGGGAAAATATCTAAGATAGATGTGAAAATACCATAATGCCCTCAAGGACAAAAAGAATATGATATTTACTATGGACACGTGGCAAAATCTAGACCATGCATTGGGTTTGCAAATTTTCTTAAATTCAAGGGTTTTTTATAGAGCATtgccttatatatatatatatatatatatatatatatatatatatatatatatatatatatatatatatatatatatatatatataggggatggatcatgagaaaactagtttaaatgagaaaaccaaaaaataactaaaaaagccaaaaaaacatgccaaattttttttaatttttataaaaaaatcgcagcTTTTTATGAATGgaaaaattttttcaaaaaaaaaaaaataataaaaaaaaggtttttggttgtattgcacatgtgcactattacggatatagtgcacatgtgtagtacacatataatcacatatattgcacatgtgcaatacaacaaaaaattttttttatgtataatagcgattttttttgttaaaaaattgtaaaaaaatttggtatgttttttagtattttttagttagttttctagttttctcatttatatgtagttttctcatgatcctctctctctctctctatatatatatacatactagTTACGTATGTTGGGGAAGGTtaattggggaacactaaaaaagtgggaaacaacggggaaccgactcaaacgaactccgattggactcattccagcggcgttggaaccggctcgtcgaaccttAACTAAgatcttttaaccctaaaccctaaatcctaactcctaaactctaaaccctaaagctaaaaaataaggctaaaaccctTAGCTAAACCTTAAACCTTAAAGCTAAACCCTTAACTCTAAATCTAAACCTTAAAGCTAAACCCTTAAGCTAAACCcaaatatatttagggtttatggGTTATAATTTAGGGTTCAGGGTtaaaagatcctagttagggttcgacgagccggttccaacgccactGAAATGAGTCCAATCGAAGTTCGTTTAAGTCGATTCCCCACTGTTCCTCACTTTTTTAATGTTCCCCAATAAAACTCACACTACGTATCTTATCATCATCGTAGAAGATCACTAAACTAAATTGCACATATCATTTTAACTTTTTTAGTGTTTACTTACACACATGTGTAAATAAGGCATAGATATTATATCCTAGACATGTATATATGTTAAACAATGTATTTTTTTCTAATTTTCAAGTGAATAAACATTACTGTTCAACAATCTTCTTatatttaaaaaattgaaaaaataaataaGCTATTTTGTTAGCGTGTTATTGTACTCTTTACACATTCCTTTCatgtttgtgtgtatatatatattatataaagaaATAAATTTACTGTAATAAGTTTCACTGTTTCATACGAGAGGAAGTACGACTTTGAAATTAACCATTTGTCTTCAAAATATTAAATAGCATTAATTAATACAGAATGGTGAAGAAGTCCtctttaaattataaatttccTCTTTGAAAACTTAGACCTAGCTAGCTTACCCCTCTTCATGCTTAAAAATACTTGATCTATAGATTAAGTCCATTCTCTAGTCTTACAAACCATGTCCACACTTGATACATATGGTCCCATTCATTTATTgtatatttaattaattattatatttatatatatgtatgtacatGCAATTAGAAtagaatattttatttgtttaattaatgTAGCATACATATAGACAAGTCCATCCTTAGACTTTTAAGGGTCTTAGTCATCATGCCCATTTCTTTAGTAAATTAgctttcagattcaaagctaAATATATCATGTCAAGACTTGctgatttgaaaaagaaaactgtGTTCTAATGATGATTCTTTAAAGATTGAATAATTAAAGAAAACCAAGCTTGTTATCAGTTACTTTCTGATCTCAAAACCTTCAAAAGGTTCAAGAAAGATGATCAAAGATGGTGATTGTGATGGTTCAGATATGAATGATCAGCTGTGTTGCAGGaaagttgaagatgatgatgaaaatAATACGAAATCGGGCGAGAGCTCAGGGACTAACAGCATGGCAGATCGACGAGAGGATGGGAAAACGGATACATCGACTCGAGTTAGACAATATGTTAGATCTAAGATGCCTAGATTGAGATGGACTCCAGAACTTCATCACACGTTTGTTGGCGCTGTGAAACGACTCGGTGGTCAAGAAAGTAAGAATATCAGTTAAATCTTTCTTAAAATTCaagttaaattttgttttatttaatctTGTAAATGATCTTTCATAATTGATTTACCATGTATCTGTGTAGGAGCAACCCCCAAACTGGTTTTACAACTTATGAACATAAAGGGTCTCAACATTGCTCATGTAAAAAGCCATCTACAGGtactaatataataaataaataattttattgTATTTTCATGATTGTTGACTTATTTAATTCCTTACAAATATAGATGTATAGAAGCAAAAGGATAGATGATCAGGGACAAGGTATGTTTGAAATTCTATCTTACTATTAACCGTTGctccatattttttttttttcagattagggttttcaagattcttgatctttcttgTATACAATGGTTATAAAGTTAAAATCTTTTACTTTCTTTTTTCAGTAATAAATGAGGGAGACCACTATGCTATAAGTAACGATCACCATATGCACACTTTATGGCAGCTTCCTTTCAATCCAAGATCATTTAGAGCAAATCCAAGGTACCCATTTCATCAATACAAAATAAAGGAGTATCACAGACGATTCAATCCGTCGGTGAACGTTATTGATGTAGTCTTTAAACGGAAAGTGTGAGATAAAAAAGATAGAGTGACGTGACGTTCAATCGGTGATACTCCTATATTTAGTAGTgcattttcttttttaaattactTGTTTAATTAACTCTTATTGTTCTTGAACTAACGTGGTTCATCACATCATTAATCAATGTAGTAGTTATGCGGCACTCTTGAGATCTCGAGACAACATAAACAGTAGAATGACAACAAATCATGAATTGGTCAATGACATTGGAGCTTACTGTACTAGCAAGATTTTGAACTCATCTATGCAGGAACAAAATTACAAGATTGCCCATTATGACCAGTTTCAAAATGAAGCAAGATTGATGCAACAATGGGTGATCAAACAAGCCTTTTTCAACGCTAGATCAACACTTGTAGACCATCAACTCATGAATACTCAAAGATGTGATAACTCAACCGAAACAAAGAAGAGAAAAGCAGTAGACAATGATCTTGATTTGAATCTATCATTAAGTGTGAAGGTAAGTTCACAAGAAGATGAAACTGAAGAAGTAGATAGCTCTCTGTCACTTTCTTTATTCCCAAAAAAGAAAGAACGTTTTAACTTGTTAGAAGATGGTGAACGTGCAAAGAATCCAAGATGGGCGAGTACTCTAGATCTGACTATATGAATTTGAGAGTTCTAGTGAGATGTTGTTGGTACTCGCTTTTATTTAGGGTTTTCTTAAGGTTGTTTTTAAATATTATTACTACTATTTACAAGCATATATTAGTATTTTAGTTCGTATCGAGTTTCATGAATTCTTCGTTTTTGAATCTATCGTTGCTTTGTTTGTGATTCGTCCTTTAATCTTTACTTCACTGTTGAAGACTTGAAGTTTCTACTGATGAGTTCTAGAGTCTATCCTTGGATCTGATTTGATAATCAACTTACTAGGTTATAGAACCTAAGTATTACACATGTTAAATAAAGGAAATATCTAAGTAAAAGAAGATAAATATcattaaaaatgcttaaaatcaCCCATAATCAGAAAAATATCAATTTCTTTGATatttaaagaaaaataaattaaattaaaataatttaaGATGCTAATATATTAAGGATAATTATTGCTATTTATCAATAAATACGTAATTTAAAACTTACAATTTACATACCTTGAATTATGAATAATTGGAAAAAGAAAGCTACACATGATAAATTTTCTAGTAGGCCTAAATTTTAAATATTCGTTAAGGCACATATTTCATTAATGAGTTTCACTTatcatgttttgttttgtttttttgtgTAAAGAAtagtaaaaagaaaataaattacCACAAGATTTTTTTACTCTAAGGTTTAACGGTTTTATTTCATTGGTTTTTTCTTTAGTTGCTATACCGAGTGCCGGTATCGTAATGAACCAAACCGATATCAATCGAAACTGAATTCCTACCACATCGTGTGAAGAATTCCACTATttataaatttaaattatatatttgttaTTGCTCATAACCAAAAAATTATAAACCCATCCCATTAGTTTATCTCATCGCTCAAATGTAAACTCAAAGAGCTAAGTACATATCTTCTACAATAATAAGAAATAacttatatacacacacacacacacacacatatatatatatatatacatacatacatatatatatatatatatatgtatatatatatatatatatatatatatatatatatatatatatatatatatatatatatatatatatatatatatatatatatatatatatatatatatatatataggagaaggaggtagaggttcctgtaaaaaaataagtttttttgtgagaaaggtaagaaagaatctataccattagatctttgatctaatggttgagattgtaatggcaaaactgtaaataaTGTTTAgtattaaaaatattaattttctagattaagggtatacatgtaaatttaacatttttaaattaagaaactaacattAATGCACATGCAACTCCCCCctgtcttttttaaacgtcaataacgttttatacgtaactttttttttttaaattacaccataataacgagcgtttttttatctttaatatgagtatcatattgctatacttatatagagaaaaaaatatgtttcggtCAGATGTTTAGTCCATGATGTTTTGTCTATGTTCATATAGTGGTGTTTTAATTGTATTGTGATTCAAAACGTGGTATTTCAAACACATACTGGAATGCAGGTGTAAAACACTATACGATGGACATTCGAAGAACATTTACTGGAATGTAGGTTAAAAAtaccatggtgttttaacatatgGAATATGGAACATCTACTAGCATGCagatgtaaaacacaatgcatGCAGGTTTAAAAGACCATGCATGCAGGTTTAAAACACACGTACAATAACCATACTAAGAACACATTCTGGAAATGGAGGTAGTGTCTTTAATAGTgttattgttggtgcactacatctgtcgacttcgtcttggatcgagtcatagattggattgtatagattagggcgcgttttacgagaaaacatgaGATTGTATGTGTTTAGGTTactggtttcgctcatagggacattagctgatagtttcgcttatatgtacatgataggtttcgcttatatggacatgtgtCCATTGGAGCGAAACTatcatgcctatatataggtgttcaCATGAGCGAAACCATAAGCATctccttgtattccatgccgaagtgctgccggtgtgaggtttgagCTGTAAACATTGTCAGATCAATAAAATCAGCATATttagtgaagaacaagctgtttctaccttcgtttcttgttattccgcacctgaaacgaagttgaACGCCTCcgaacgactcaatcgggtcagaacacgatcctacagttatatacttattgaatggtgttatataattattgaatggtgttatatatgtgctgaatggtgattttgcagtgttattcgtagtgtttttatagagatctttaaaatggtgttatatacttattgaatggtgttatataattattgaatggtgttatatacgtgctgaatggtggttgcagtgttattCATAGTatttttatagagatcttttaaaaaaaaatcatattcctATAAATAAGGTGGCGGTTTTGGAAGGTTTTGAATTAATTGAATcgatgataaaattacttgtttacccttttgaattaatttagattgaggacacatgtcatctccacaatatttctcacacttctcaaaCTCTTAACCTTTTTTACGATAACCTTACccaggagaaggatccgttagaaaccaccctttattgcgagaaccgcgagaaccgcgagaaccagtgtgaacacaaacagtaatacctaaaaaaaataaaaaacacccaaaaaaaattttttttttttactattttttcaTAAAATTCAATTTTAGCTCTGTGATCTAAGCTTTCTTCTatcagtaattggttttcaagtaTAACTTTTTTCatggtgtaacaccccgaaaatataaaactttatattga contains the following coding sequences:
- the LOC110891691 gene encoding uncharacterized protein LOC110891691 isoform X2 encodes the protein MIKDGDCDGSDMNDQLCCRKVEDDDENNTKSGESSGTNSMADRREDGKTDTSTRVRQYVRSKMPRLRWTPELHHTFVGAVKRLGGQERATPKLVLQLMNIKGLNIAHVKSHLQMYRSKRIDDQGQVINEGDHYAISNDHHMHTLWQLPFNPRSFRANPSYAALLRSRDNINSRMTTNHELVNDIGAYCTSKILNSSMQEQNYKIAHYDQFQNEARLMQQWVIKQAFFNARSTLVDHQLMNTQRCDNSTETKKRKAVDNDLDLNLSLSVKVSSQEDETEEVDSSLSLSLFPKKKERFNLLEDGERAKNPRWASTLDLTI
- the LOC110891691 gene encoding two-component response regulator ARR18 isoform X1, giving the protein MIKDGDCDGSDMNDQLCCRKVEDDDENNTKSGESSGTNSMADRREDGKTDTSTRVRQYVRSKMPRLRWTPELHHTFVGAVKRLGGQERATPKLVLQLMNIKGLNIAHVKSHLQMYRSKRIDDQGQVINEGDHYAISNDHHMHTLWQLPFNPRSFRANPSSYAALLRSRDNINSRMTTNHELVNDIGAYCTSKILNSSMQEQNYKIAHYDQFQNEARLMQQWVIKQAFFNARSTLVDHQLMNTQRCDNSTETKKRKAVDNDLDLNLSLSVKVSSQEDETEEVDSSLSLSLFPKKKERFNLLEDGERAKNPRWASTLDLTI